In Metarhizium brunneum chromosome 3, complete sequence, a genomic segment contains:
- the gls93 gene encoding Exo-beta-D-glucosaminidase codes for MALHSAAALLLASANALTSATNPLTSKAGQVGIIPAWDFQSSSSVSKDLASLSKPGVDTSSWNHVNDSRCTILGGMIESGAYKDDELWFSDNLYKINWGQFRVPWVYRNEFSLTPNQGQHYFLQTNGITSRADIFLNGEKIADKEEQAGSFGGHTYDITGHAGNENALAVNVYPSDFNLDLIYTFVDWSPRAPDNGSGIWREITVKQTGPVALGPMSVSIDIESPVESNPAKVTVRAKVQNLEDHELQVDASSVIAESSGCKVGSQKTSLMLGPKETKLVEISLHVKKPKIWWPKFWGGQPLYKARLALHVANELSDVAEETFGIRTVTSALNSHNDTMFTVNGYPFQVLGAGYSPDMFFRWDATRWANIMKYSHDMGLNTIRLEGMMEHPELYRMADEAGMMIIAGFVCCSKWEAWSYNQDINPNVPWTDNDYETANATMRHEAAMMQPHPSVLGFLIGSDFWPNDRATKIYVDALKDAYWQTPFIASASKRGYPALLGPSGMKMSGPYDWVPPNYWYDTESSEDRLGAAFGFGSELGAGVGTPEVSSLRKFLTQSEMEDLWKKPDANFFHMSTNTSTFYNRKIYNQGLFKRYGAPTSLEDYIFKAQLMDYEAIRAQHEGYSARWSQVRPATGTIYWMLNNAWPSLHWNQFDHYLHPAGSYFGTKVGSRLEHVAYDYVREEAWIINHSLDKKGTRNIATELIGLDGKSISKDSVTVDSVPNKSSKVAKISGLNNMTDVGLLRLVLSDEQGQALSRNVYWLTKSVDVLDWPNATWYHTPVTKFSDYSALSGMETAELSVTASRNDGAHSIVLENKSDVPAFFIRLNLVDKAGEDVNPAIWSDNYVTLWPREKLALTVSGDGREAKVLVNAGNVQALEVAL; via the coding sequence ATGGCACTTCATAGCGCTGCGGCCCTACTGCTAGCTAGCGCCAATGCTCTCACTTCGGCTACCAATCCGTTGACCTCCAAGGCCGGACAGGTCGGCATAATTCCTGCCTGGGACTTCCAATCATCCTCCTCTGTGAGCAAAGACCTTGCCTCGCTGTCTAAGCCTGGTGTCGACACTTCGTCATGGAACCATGTCAATGATTCCCGTTGCACTATTTTGGGGGGTATGATTGAGTCAGGCGCGTATAAAGATGATGAGTTATGGTTCTCGGATAACCTTTACAAGATCAATTGGGGCCAATTCCGCGTCCCCTGGGTCTACAGAAACGAGTTTTCGCTCACTCCCAATCAAGGGCAGCATTATTTCCTCCAGACCAACGGCATCACCTCGCGGGCCGACATCTTCCTCAATGGAGAGAAAATTGCAGATAAAGAGGAACAGGCGGGCTCTTTTGGTGGCCACACCTACGATATCACTGGCCATGCAGGCAACGAGAATGCCCTTGCTGTCAATGTGTACCCCTCAGACTTCAATCTCGACCTCATTTATACTTTTGTTGACTGGAGCCCCCGTGCGCCTGACAATGGCAGCGGTATCTGGAGAGAAATCACCGTGAAGCAGACTGGGCCTGTGGCACTGGGACCCATGAGCGTGTCCATCGATATCGAGAGTCCAGTCGAGTCCAACCCTGCCAAGGTGACTGTCCGTGCAAAAGTACAGAATCTCGAGGACCACGAGCTTCAAGTGGATGCCTCTTCCGTTATTGCCGAATCGTCTGGTTGCAAAGTCGGGTCTCAGAAGACATCTCTTATGCTGGGACCCAAGGAGACCAAGCTCGTCGAGATTTCTCTTCATGTCAAGAAGCCGAAGATATGGTGGCCCAAGTTCTGGGGTGGCCAGCCCTTGTACAAGGCCCGGCTTGCATTGCATGTTGCCAACGAGCTGTCCGACGTTGCAGAGGAAACATTTGGCATTCGAACCGTTACATCAGCACTCAACAGCCACAACGACACCATGTTCACGGTCAACGGCTATCCGTTCCAGGTTCTTGGTGCTGGATATAGCCCAGACATGTTCTTCCGCTGGGACGCCACGCGATGGGCCAACATCATGAAATACTCGCACGACATGGGTCTCAATACTATTCGTCTAGAAGGCATGATGGAACACCCAGAGCTGTACCGAATGGCCGATGAAGCTGGCATGATGATTATTGCCGGGTTTGTCTGCTGTTCCAAGTGGGAGGCCTGGAGTTACAACCAGGACATCAACCCCAACGTTCCTTGGACCGACAACGACTACGAGACTGCAAATGCTACCATGCGACACGAagctgccatgatgcagcCGCACCCCAGTGTACTTGGATTCTTGATTGGCAGTGACTTCTGGCCCAATGACCGCGCCACCAAGATTTACGTTGATGCCCTCAAGGATGCTTACTGGCAGACGCCTTTCATTGCATCCGCATCCAAGCGCGGCTACCCAGCTCTTCTTGGTCCCTCGGGAATGAAAATGAGCGGACCCTACGACTGGGTGCCACCCAACTACTGGTACGACACGGAGTCATCTGAGGACCGTCTCGGGGCCGCATTTGGATTTGGCTCTGAGCTTGGCGCCGGGGTAGGAACCCCCGAAGTCAGCAGCCTCAGGAAGTTTCTGACCCAGAGCGAGATGGAGGACCTCTGGAAGAAGCCCGATGCCAACTTCTTTCACATGTCAACGAATACGTCGACATTCTACAACCGCAAGATCTACAACCAAGGTTTGTTTAAGCGTTATGGCGCCCCCACATCTTTGGAAGACTACATATTCAAAGCCCAGCTCATGGACTACGAGGCTATTCGCGCACAGCACGAGGGCTACTCTGCTCGATGGAGCCAGGTCCGCCCGGCCACGGGCACCATCTACTGGATGCTGAACAATGCCTGGCCCAGCTTGCATTGGAACCAGTTCGACCACTACCTGCACCCAGCCGGCTCGTACTTTGGCACCAAGGTTGGTTCTCGACTGGAACACGTTGCATACGACTATGTCCGCGAGGAGGCGTGGATCATCAACCACAGCCTCGACAAAAAGGGAACGCGCAACATTGCTACTGAACTGATTGGACTGGATGGAAAGTCAATCTCCAAGGATTCCGTCACTGTCGACAGCGTCCCCAACAAGTCCAGCAAGGTCGCCAAAATATCCGGCCTAAACAATATGACGGACGTTGGCCTGCTGCGTCTTGTTTTGTCCGACGAACAGGGCCAAGCTCTCAGCCGAAATGTATACTGGCTCACAAAATCTGTAGATGTGCTCGACTGGCCCAACGCAACGTGGTACCACACCCCCGTGACCAAGTTCTCCGACTACAGCGCCCTGAGTGGGATGGAGACGGCCGAACTTTCCGTCACGGCGTCCAGGAATGACGGTGCTCACTCCATCGTCCTCGAGAACAAGTCTGACGTTCCTGCATTCTTTATCCGCCTGAACCTTGTTGACAaggccggcgaggacgtCAACCCCGCCATCTGGTCGGACAACTACGTCACGTTGTGGCCAAGAGAGAAGTTGGCACTCACCGTGAGTGGAGATGGGCGAGAGGCCAAGGTACTCGTGAATGCAGGCAACGTCCAGGCTTTGGAAGTAGCGTTGTAA